One region of Bombus affinis isolate iyBomAffi1 chromosome 3, iyBomAffi1.2, whole genome shotgun sequence genomic DNA includes:
- the LOC126914067 gene encoding uncharacterized protein LOC126914067: MDCTDMNKAFGQIQDFQQEDHDEFGDVPFSSILKTVDSLDRWYSLDDATNFIRAIDKGSFGQYDRGNSNDSIGSSMEHDSQDESLCSEEKVNVADVSEAESSLIKLKAECCSVLAEVTDHCSERAPEDNGFALASNNCTASINVEDNKKYHDEKDLKSGASENEKHNVKRGEIISVSTNAISNNFDWKLELIRNEINVNFVQEDPIIRRDKYLRTEINEEQSTINEAKVFDQQIIKDKVENNVLKKHLLSNRTETDISEEVPSAEEDMEIDKQQLQTDSVDKSTGEYRRKIFVNESLRNIMNRCDFTSNDFADSSEDSDVQDDNLDTGDICLGESERNFKDLITKGDTRQ; encoded by the coding sequence ATGGATTGCACGGACATGAATAAGGCTTTTGGTCAGATACAAGATTTCCAGCAGGAGGATCATGACGAGTTCGGTGACGTACCTTTTAGTTCCATTTTGAAAACAGTGGACAGTTTGGATCGGTGGTATTCCCTGGACGATGCCACGAATTTTATCAGGGCGATCGATAAGGGATCTTTCGGCCAGTACGATCGTGGTAATTCCAACGATTCGATCGGCTCTTCGATGGAGCACGATTCACAAGACGAGTCCCTTTGTTCCGAGGAAAAAGTAAATGTTGCGGACGTCAGCGAAGCGGAGTCGAGTTTAATCAAGTTGAAAGCGGAATGCTGTTCTGTGTTGGCTGAGGTTACAGACCATTGTTCGGAAAGGGCGCCCGAGGACAACGGTTTTGCGCTGGCTTCAAATAACTGCACTGCTTCAATTAACGTGGAAGACAATAAAAAATATCACGATGAAAAAGATTTGAAGAGTGGAGCTTCTGAAAATGAAAAGCACAATGTAAAACGCGGAGAAATTATTTCTGTCAGTACCAATGCGATTTCGAATAACTTTGATTGGAAATTGGAATTAATAAGAAATGAGATAAACGTCAACTTTGTTCAGGAAGATCCGATTATTCGTAGAGACAAGTATCTAAGGACTGAAATTAATGAAGAACAATCGACAATAAACGAGGCAAAAGTCTTTGATCAACAAATAATAAAAGACAAAGTAGAGAATAACGTTTTGAAAAAACATTTATTATCAAATAGAACAGAGACTGATATTAGCGAGGAAGTGCCGTCAGCCGAAGAGGATATGGAAATTGACAAACAGCAATTACAAACGGATTCAGTCGATAAATCCACGGGGGAGTACAGAAGAAAGATTTTCGTAAACGAATCGCTTCGAAATATAATGAATCGTTGTGATTTCACGTCGAATGACTTTGCGGACAGCAGTGAAGATTCTGATGTGCAAGACGATAATTTGGATACTGGCGATATTTGTTTAGGTGagagcgagagaaatttcaaggaCTTAATTACTAAAGGTGACACGAGACAGTAG